The Molothrus ater isolate BHLD 08-10-18 breed brown headed cowbird chromosome 17, BPBGC_Mater_1.1, whole genome shotgun sequence DNA segment AGCCCACCTTCCGCCTCCGTTTCCCAGCCGAGGCCCCGTTATCAATACCTGGGCTCGGAGTAGGCCCGAGGAACAGCCGCGTCGCCACGGCCGGAGCGAACGACCAGATACAGGGAAGGGCTACGGATCAGGGAAAGAGGGGCGAGGCCGGGGGTATCCGACCGGTGGCCCCGCACTCACCTCAGCAGCGCCGCCGCCACTCCGCGCGGGGCCCCTGCCGCCGCCGTTAACGGATTTCAAACAGGGCTCGCCAGTCCGAACCCACCAATCACCGCCTGGCACACGCCCTTTGAGGCGCGATGATTGGCCGGACCGCTTGAGGACCCGGATGAGCAGACGCCGAGCAATGCAGTAGCGCTCTTCCTGCAAAGCCTGGCGGGAAATGTAGTAAGTGCGTGCACAGTGCACAATGAGCGGGAGGGAACCGAACAACAACTCCCATAATGCACTGCGGGACAAAGTAGACCAATCAGAAAAGGCAATTCTTTGAATGTCGTTTCAGGCGGCCTATCAGTGGCTGGTGGGCGGGCCCCCAGAGCCAGTGTCAGCCGGTGCGGCCGTGGGGCCGGACTCTGGTACTGCGGCTGTATCAGTGTCCGCTGCCCGGCTTCCACCCGCTGCTTCTCAGCAGATCAGCCCTTCTGACTGCTGGGCCCAGGGAAGGCGGCTTACACCGCCTGGTAAGACCGGCTAGGTTCCTCGATGCTGTGAGGAGAAAGTGCCCTTTGCGCAGTGTCGTTATCGACCCCAAGTGCTGCATAATCTTCCCCGCGGCCTTGCAGAGGAAGGGGCAGCCAGCTGTTAACGCCGGGGGCAGGACTCGGCTGCCACAGTCGCTTTCTGTGCTCCAGCACTACCCGCATAAACCTCCCCTCACACTCCGCCACGGGCTCCCTGCGCACTATGGAGACACACAACACCCCACATTAGTACCAGACTGCTGTGAGAGCTTTGCGGTCGTGTCAGTGGCAGGGCCGTGCCCGCAGGGCGCGGTGAGAGCGGAGGCCCGAGCTGACCCCGCCATGGCCGGCAGGGGGCGCCCGTACTCCGCCCTCCTCCCGGCACCTTCGCGCCTGCGCACCAGCCCAGCCGGCACGGCGCGTGCGCTCCGTGCCCCCGCGCAGTCCAACCGACGCTCCTCGCCCAGCCTCGAGGCGCCGTGCGCATGCGCAACGCCCCCTTCCtgccccctcccaccccaccgCACCCCCCCAGCCGCTCGGCGGGCGATGTGGAAGGAATCCCGGGACTGCTGAGCGGGCCGAGGCCCGTTGGGGCACCCGGCGACCTCCGGCGTTGCTGCCAGCCGGGCCCGCGCGGCAGAGCCGGGAAGGACGCGGACCCTCAGTCGAGCGCTGAGGTGAGGGGCGGGGTAGGGTAAACCTTGAGTGACGGACGGCTCAGCCAAAGGGAGAGGCCGCAGCCGGGCCCCGCCCCTCCTGGCCGCTGATTGGCTGGCGTGTCGGCCGCGCGGGCGCTGTGTCGGCCCTCgtgcgcggccccgccccccagGTACGGCGACCGGCGGGGCCGTCCGGGGACCTGGGGGGGGCGATCCGGTGCTTGGGGGGGGGTGGTTCGGGGGTCTGGGGGAAGCGGCCCCGTGATTGGGGGGTGCAGTCTGGTGGCCAGGAGGACCGGCTACCCCCTGCGGTGCTCCCGCCTGCCGCTGCCCGGCGTGTCACCGTCCCGGCCACAGCGGCAGCGCGCCGCTAACCGTGACTGGAATCGCTGCCGTAAGGACGCGGGGCCGTGCGGCGGCTCCCGCGGTGACGAGCGCTCGCCGGTTTCAGCGGTTTATCCTCTCCGCCTGCGGGGAGCGAGGAGCTTcggggcggcgggggctgcgGTTACCGTCAAACCGGGCCACCCTGGGGCTGCCGTGATCCCTCGGTAGCGCAGCCCgtccgctgccgccgccgcaGCCGTTGGGTAACGCCGGCGGAGGGGGCGGAGGCGCCGGGCCCTTTAACGGGCGGGGCGAGGCGGGGGCGGTGCTGTCGCGTTCCGGGCCGACCCGAAGCTCCAGCAGAACAAGAACCGCCTCCGCCCCGGCCCGCAGCCGGCCTGCTAGGCGCAGCCCGCACCCGGTGAGATCTGGGGTCTGCTCGGAACGAGCCTGGGGGTCCTCGGGGCTCGAGGCTGCTTTCCGGGGGAGGGGGTGTTGTGGTCGGTTCTCTGTGCGGCTTCAATCTGGTGGCCCTGAGCCTCGGCGTAGAGCTGCGGGGTGATCTCAGTATAACGATAAGCTATCGGTGGTAATGGCGCGGGTGCATCTAAGAGCTGTGGCATTAACCGTTTCGGtgcctctctcctcctctgtgctAAGGTCAGATGCTTCCATCGGTCgcgaggaagaggagcagagtCGGGACCTGCTAAGTGCTGATCTGCTTGTGCTCCGGACCATGGACTCATTGAGGGCGTCCCAGGTGTGAAAATGTACAGCAGTAACCGGGAGTTAGTGATTGACTTTGTTTCCTACAAGCTCTCACAGAAAGGATACAGCTGGAgtcagctggaggaggaggatgagaaCAGGACTGACTTTGCAGGGGAGGAGGACGAGATGGACGGGGTCCTCAACGGGAGCCCCTCCTGGCACGCAGCCACCAGCCACATAGTGAACGGTGCGACTGTGCACCAGAGCAGCCTCGAAGTCCACGAGATCCGTCGAGCGGCCGATGTGAGGCAGGCGCTGAGAGAGGCGGGGGATGAGTTTGAGCTGAGGTACCGGCGGGCGTTCAGCGACCTCACTTCCCAGCTCCACATCACTCCCAGCACGGCGTATCAGAGCTTTGAGCAGGTAGTGAACGAACTGTTCCGCGATGGAGTGAACTGGGGCCGCATCGTGGCTTTCTTCTCTTTCGGAGGAGCCTTGTGCGTGGAGAGCGTTGTTAAGGAGATGAGGGTATTGGTGAAACGCATCGTGTCTTGGATGACCACGTACTTGACCGACCACTTAGATCCCTGGATCCAGGAGAATGGCGGATGGGTAAGAACACCTCTGTGTGCTGGGGTGGCTGCCTGTGCCCTCCCTcgctccaggctggcagtgggGCCGGTCAAACCGGCAGCTCCCTGCAATGTTTGTGCTAGAGCTTGTCCTACCCCTTGCAGGGAGGATAAAAGGGTGTGTGGTCTTTCCTTCTGTGCTCTAAACACTGTCTCAAGAGGGTCAGCCCACCATGCTCAGATACGTCTTTCTCCATCCCTGCTTTTTCACCTCTCTGGATGTTATGTAAAAGACCTGTTTTTCCAAGAGCCTTTGGAAATCTAATGTCATCCAAGCTTGTTCTTCAAGGAGAGCCCTGGTTCTGGGGCATGTTCCCAGTGTCATTAATAACGGGGAGTGGAGCTTCCTCCTCTCCAAGGCAGTGTTGTGATGGGCTGGCTGGTGGTTTGCAGAGGTAGCAGCTACTTCTTCATTCTGGAAACAGCTTTTGCCTTGCTCATGGTGAAGTGAATCCCTCAGCAGATCTCTGTGGGTGGGTGGGCTTCTGGTACTGTCTGAGCTGGTGTGGTGGGAGCCAGGGCCAAGGTGGAGGCAacctctgtgctggggagctgctaagcctgcagctgcttttcccttggcagggagcagtgctcccagctgccccagcagcaaaCCCTGGGAGCTCTCAGTGGTGAGGTATTAACATGAATAAGCATTTCTTCAGGAAGCATTCTTGAAATGCCGGGTCCGGCTGTGCGGTGCAGCCTGGGACTGCCGGTGGGAGGTATATGACCTACAGATGTCTGAGTTTTTATTTGGCTTCTGCATCTTAGTGATTCCCTGCTGCTGTAACCTTTACCGGTTCCCACTGGAAAGAGTTCATGCTGTCAGGCATTGGCATCTAAACAGTGGGGAATTGCCTccttgctgggagctgaggcCTCTCGGCCCCTTCAGCTCGCAATCCATTGGCAGAGCCCAGCATTTTGGAAGGGGACAGGAGCCTTTGAGCCCAACGTTGTGCTCTGCACCCTCCTCGCAGAGAGGAGGttctccccagctcccagtgcctggcCACCAATGCTGGGTATCCCGGAGAAGAAGGGGAGCTGGTGTACCCAGGGAGAGGGAGCCGGTTCAGGAAGAGTGAAAAAATTCCAGGAATGTGACCgccctggggcactgcctgggTGGGGCTGCTCAGGCAAGGAGAGGAGCTTGGTTTCGATTAATAGCCCAGGATCTGCTGGCCATTTCATCTGGCTGTATGTGGCCCATTAGCTCTCTCATCCTGCAGATAACCCTGGCCAAATACAGAgttccttccccctccctctgctTTTGGCTTTTAGAGCCACAGATTAGTTTTGGAATTAAGTGATCAAACTCGGGTTTCCAAGCTAGTGTGGCTGTTGCTGTTAGTGACGGATTGGGCTGTATCCTGGAGACCTAGGCGATAATGCAATCTGATTTTTTGTAAATGAACTCTCTGGGGGATTTAGATTAAATCACTGGTGGAAAATCACTGGTCCCTGCTTGTGGGGAATCAAACACCTCCTCCCTCTGTTCCCCACCCCCAACCATCACGATTCAGACTCTTcaatttttttgtgtctgtctCTAAATTAATTGTTTGGAACAAATATTTGTTCAACAGATTGCGGGAGGGTCCGGACTCCTCTCTATCTGACCCGCCCACCAGCTCTCTCTTTGAAAAATGCCGTTTCCCACTCAGGGAACCGCCTTGCTCTCTTGTTCTAACCTTGAACCGGGCTTTTAActtccctgcccaggctgtgccgCTGCCTGGGCTATGCTGGCAGCTGAATGGAAGCCAGGCAGGGTGGTGAAGGCCAGAGTGTGGGGAGTCCACACCACCAGCCACCAAAaacctgctctgggcagtgttGCTGCTACCAGCCTGTTGCAAACCCTGAGTCCTCATTTGACATCTTGGCTGTAGCTTTCTTCCACTCTCAGCTTTCATTATGTTCCTTCCTGTAGGAAGCCATGCCACTCCACACCAAGGGACAGAGGCCATAAGAGCTCCTGAGTGCCTCACGTGTGGGGTGTGCATGGGgatgctttgctttccttcactctcgcaattccagctgcagggagaaagCCACTGGCcttctgccagctctccctgcaaGAGGagt contains these protein-coding regions:
- the BCL2L1 gene encoding bcl-2-like protein 1, which codes for MYSSNRELVIDFVSYKLSQKGYSWSQLEEEDENRTDFAGEEDEMDGVLNGSPSWHAATSHIVNGATVHQSSLEVHEIRRAADVRQALREAGDEFELRYRRAFSDLTSQLHITPSTAYQSFEQVVNELFRDGVNWGRIVAFFSFGGALCVESVVKEMRVLVKRIVSWMTTYLTDHLDPWIQENGGWERFVDLYGNDAAAEMRKGQETFNKWLLTGATVAGVLLLGSLLSRK